DNA sequence from the Ctenopharyngodon idella isolate HZGC_01 chromosome 14, HZGC01, whole genome shotgun sequence genome:
TCTGTTTGTTTAACCAATGATAGAAGGAGGGAGTGTTCAGGAAACATGTTAGAAAACGGTCGGTTCCAAATTCAGAATAGCATATTAGCATGCAATTAGCATTCCTGTTTTTGCATGGCAAGAATGTTTAAGAaggtatattttataaaacggttagttcctgtccttgattctgactggtcaatagctgtgttttattcacgaaaAAACACAGCTATgcccgcttcacccaacggttctgtgtatcactacacaacacccttagcaaccactcttagcaacgtaaactgttctcaatttatattgttcattgaagcttactgtattatgtagaagagtattgtgagaaagagatcgagtgagcgagtttattacctgcatttagatttagcattttccttcaggtcagtcctatgttcataatgaaaaatctgtttaaatgtccgctgcattatcttgtccttttaacagttaaggggttttcccgtgactgacagcgctagtcaaagcatttgtcagttgtgtcttcttccgtgttcacaacaattcagtcttttcaacataaaagtcttcgctacagagtgactcactcataaagacagtctttgccgccatctaatggctgttcacggtcagggactattttttccggcggaaggaaggcttttagtgattttacttcatgaaagttgcattaatacatattttttggctttaatgtttgtattgtgtggtaactgttttataaaagcaataaggtacttgaggctagtgctgtatcgtgaataagtcacggctgaaggggttgcaggcactctgcttcacgtcgtgcctaacaacgcccttcagccacaacttattcatgatacagcacagcctctcataccttattacttacatattatattacattatattaaattatcgCTCAGCGATACTTTAAAGTTGGACATATAGTACATCCAAATTGGCGTGAGTATAATGTATGGGGGTAAagcaatatatactatatagtgAATCTCAACTGCTCAATTGTTTATctttgcaaaatgtaaactatattatcgcACAGCTATATATGAAGTATGGATATGCAGTCTACCGTAAGTATATCCAAGTTAACCAGCATATAGACCTACTCACATAAGGCAATATAGTCTgcatagcaaatctcaactgcttggTATATTGTCCGCTGAATGTGACCATAAGCAGCTTCATTTTAGCATGAAgatgttaaaatattataaaccttaatatttattttcacaataagatcagcaacatatatttagaaaatagaGTGACTCTTCATTTCATATGACTTATAGTACTCTAGTATATGATTCCAAATTCAGCTGTTTTACCTTTACTGTTGAATCTTTGTAGAATGAAGAGTAGAAACATGTTTATATGACTAGCATAAGTTTTAGTTCATACACCACTTTTTTACCAAGTTCAAGTTAAGGACAAATGAAAATTGTTAGTATTCCTTTATGTGTAACTGACTAAAATGCGAGCCTGCAGTCTGAGAAACCATAAACGCGTGTTGGGGAAGCTTGCTGTAGACATACAAGCCATTATCATAATAATTGCCATTATCGCAATAGCAATATCCTCTTTAATGGCATATTAGCTGGATAAATAGCCAGAGTTAATTCAAAATGATTTACATCGCCATTTAACTAAATGTACCCTCGTCAAATGTTTAAGTGCAGAATCTGAGTTTGTTCGGTGACCACGAAGAAGCTTTTGAAATGAGCAAATCTCATCTCCACTAAACATGCTGACTCACTCTCTCAGGCAGTGATAAAGAGCTCATTTTCTCATCACCACACCAGCGCTCGGTATCTGTCAGAGCCAACCAGGCCTCATTTAATCAGATTCTCAGTTAAAAAGGAAGAAACTCAGGGTTAGGTGTGTCCAATGCCCCCCGCCAGCTGAAATGCCAGGATGAGAGATCTCTAGCAGTCCGTGATAGAAAGCTAAATACTCTATCCTCACAGGAGGCACACATGTGTCTGCTGTCTTTAATGAAGCGTACTGCTTTCAGCCCCATCTGAGAAGAGTTAGGGGCTAGAAAAATACACTTTTGTGCTGGGTTTCAGTAGTGGGTATATATCCCTTCCTTTGTAGTAGATGTATAAAAGTGAAGTAAAAAGGTCAAGCATGATAACATTCATCTCGAAGACAATAACAAACaagtttcttttattttacatagTGCATCCTAGCTCTGTGCCATACATGTGATTTGATATCTAGACTTTGAATTTCATGTTAACCGCTGTTTCAAAGCATCATGGGAGATGGCTTGTGTTATGATGCAGTCTAGTGTTCGAAGAGATGAACTGCACCTGTTTAAGATCTGTCTTCACTATAAAGTGTCAGTGAATGTATTGTAAAAGCTTTTGAGTTTGCATGGGCAAACACCACTCTCATAAATCTAATTAATGTGCTCACTCTTAAAAAAAGGTTCATTTGGATTCTACATAGAACCTTCTGGTTCTTCACTCAAATTTATTTATCATGCCgataaggttctatataaggagaaatggcAACACTGGCTTTGCCAATGGGGTGAGTCTGTTTGTTTAACCAATAGAAGAAGAAGGGAGTGTACAGGAAACGTATTCGAAAACAGTTATTGACTGAATTCAGAATAGTAATTTAGCATGTAACATTACCTATATCTTTTTTGGcaagatttttaaaagttgcAATGTAATGTAACTATTAATGCACAGCTCTATACAAAAAGTTGAataatatgtaaatgttttccacatatatacattatactCAGGTAAAGTGATGTATAGGCTACTATAGTAAATCTCAACTGCTCAGTTgttgccaaaaaggttctatataaggagaaatgtcttaatgatTACACAATACTTTCATGTTCTAACagaatatttcaattttttctagtgataaagtatgcttacaagctgtttaattcataaaatgtaactaaaaaaaaaaaaaaaaattaattaaaacaaatgaattaaaaatgatcccatgatgggaatccctaaaaggttctatatatgtaGATACAATTTTGTTAATTATCTAgtgcatattaaataaattgttattcAACTATTAACAAAATGCATTGACATGCACATTTTAGATTGAATTGGTGATTGTGTCATTTCAGTCATTATTGTCAGGATGTTAATTAATGTCCACTTAAAGTTCATTTCAATCTTCAATCCAatggtgcttttttttctttcacttttgtTCTTGGCtctaaaaataagaaatcagATTGACTGGTGCCAATAAGGTCTCCTTGAACCAAACTGCAAGTGAATCTTTGGCCGCCAGCTGTGTTTATAACTCTTCTGTGAGTCATAATAACTAAAATATTCACCATCAGCGGGCTGCTTTTTACAGCAGTAGAGTTACTGTACTCTCAAAATTACCATTAATGCTGActtattcatttaaaacagtaatagcCATTGTACACACTGTATAATTTGTatcataaagttttaaatgacATTATGAGTAATGAAGCCtgaagttacttttttttacaaacaagAATAATAGCTTATACTCTAACTTACATAAGATATCGCATTAACTCATTCACCTCATGAAAAGtcatgaaacacaaataaacggTTTCTCTACTCCATCTTATTTCTCCAGTCTGACAGCAGGCCTCTGACTCACACAGGATCTGCGTAATGAATGATCTATGGAAAGCTACCCGCTGAGACTGATAGAGGAGGGGGAGTGTGAACAGCCTCTAAATCTCTATACTTGAGCAAACCTCAACAAGAGCAAGCGATACTGAGAGTAAGGGGGAAATGACATTAGCCCCTTTccaatttcaattcaattttgtaacattttgccATTGGACAGATTTGGACAGATTTCTATTTCTTAGTCCtactttttattgtaaaaaaatataaaaagtcacCAAAAGCAAAACTAAAACACATACAACAACAATATACTATAGCGGTACAAACATTCTTAGAGTACAAAATACTGTGCACAAAATCAGAAGCTTTACAAGTGTCACATGACAGGCATCttaaaaacagtattttcaTGTTACGTTTTGGTTCACAGCAATAACTGAGGCTGCAGGATCGCTTATAAGTAACTGTTTGTCATGAAAAACAAATCGGTATTCATATTAGTGAAACATAATGATGTTGCAAAACTAAATCTAGGTTGTGCTAAATAACATAGGATTGGTCTGTGCTTTTTAGTTTAGATGACACTGGCCAACTCTGTGTACCCAGAATCCTCAGAGACAATCAAGAGCGCTGACAACTTCCTGGAACACCTACAGGATAGGGAGGGAAAAAACAGAGTTTGATGATAAGAAGACAAAAACCGCCTTACCTTAGTGcatggatatattttttaaatatatttttaacattaaactCACTTGCAAGTTTGTGAACAAGTAAGACAGTGCAATGAAAAGCTTTCGGTCACGTTCACTATATCGCCAGCAATGGATCGCTTGACCTACATGAGCAAAACAGGTTCTCTTATTAGTAACTGTAATTACCCATTTACATGCCCACAGGCAATGCAGATTTGAAATGAACATGAACTACTAATTTAAAGGATCATATTATTCAAACATACTAATGAGGCCTACCTTGGACTTTCTGTTGAAATCCACCAGCTGCATTGCCAATGCAGAAGCATCCCTGCTCAAAGCTGAtctgatcatatttttcaaTGTTAGCTAACAAAGTGCCATTTACAGGCAGGTATAAAGTGCTTCCATTGGGCTCCCAGCTCTCGGAGTAGTAAACACCTCTCTGGCCATCAATCACGACAAAACCACCTAAAGGGAAGACGACTCGCAAGAGTCAAAAGCATTATTTGTACGATTTAATGTACACATAGAATTTTTCCTAATACAAATGCTATCAATATAGTAAATCCTATATCAGGATAATTAAATTCTAACAGGATCTATCCACCAATAAGCCAACTGGAACTGCTAAACACCAGATTAATGCAGGTTTAGGTTGGAAAAACTTAGCGCATATTGTATTAGCAATTGTAGGAGATAAAATATGTATGTACAGAATAGTCTATATACAGATACACTTAGTTGTCCTTTTGTATTAAGTCatttaattcaattattttaaattaattaagttatgacttaattatttttaaaacttgGAGACCTAAGTTCAAAATCTGGTTTTGCATTAAACTCTAGTTAAGGATTGAGCCTTGTCCACAACTAAGAGCCATACTTACGCTTCCTCATGCTCTCTTTGGAGGGAAAACCCTTAGGACCATCTTCTTCGTTGCCATTTACATTATTCACATCATTTCGTTTACGTTTACTGGGTAAACAGATGGGCGACATCTCAGTAAATCCATTAACCCATTTCATATGTGTCTGACAAACGTTACTGGACAGTAGTGCATTGGGGTCCATGATTCACTAAATACAGTAATGTGGACTTTTAGTATGTAGTCTATTTTACATGCAGCTACAGTCTAAGTGCCTTTAAAGCATTCGGTGCCACACAGGAAACTAAATAAATGCCAGGATATATGTGGCAGTGTCTATATGAAagaatttaaaaacaacacaaaataaataaagtcattagtTTACTAGGCTATATGTCTTTCATTACACAAGGACAGGCAATTCACAACAAGGCGCGCAccaaaaatcaaaacaatgagCCGTGACAAGGAGTCATCTTTTATTTTTGCCTGATTTAAATTGcaaattttaaatgctttttcttgattttttttaaaaaaacgtctTATTATATATTCACCTTGAAGTACTATagaatgttattaaaaaagGAACGGAGTGTTTTTAATCATGTATTGATTGTGGCAGTACCCGATTTACTATCAGGCACAACGTAGTAGGCTAATAGCGAGGGTCCTAGCAGGAGATCCGATGTGACGTATTTCCCTTTTCGCATGCCTCTTGGATTGAGTGTGGCTTGGAGCGATCATTTGAGGCACATATAATCTTTTATTCCAGCTTTAAGATGTTTAAAATCGAGGGTCTTGGGCCGAAGATGGACCCGGAggagatgaagaaaaaaatgcgCGAGGATGTTATGACGTCTGTTCGCAACTTTCTGATTTATGTTGCGCTTCTGCGAGTCAGTGAGTATCGAGGCGCTTCTTGCATGTATTTGGTTAGATCAAATGTGCACGTGTGATCGTTATAAAACTGAAATTGTGTCCGTTTCTTTTTACTGAGTTTCTCGAAGTGCCGTTTGAGACGTTCTGATTGATGATCTATTCAGCATCCTATAAATTTAACAGGGTCTATATG
Encoded proteins:
- the si:dkey-109l4.3 gene encoding uncharacterized protein si:dkey-109l4.3, which gives rise to MDPNALLSSNVCQTHMKWVNGFTEMSPICLPSKRKRNDVNNVNGNEEDGPKGFPSKESMRKRGFVVIDGQRGVYYSESWEPNGSTLYLPVNGTLLANIEKYDQISFEQGCFCIGNAAGGFQQKVQGQAIHCWRYSERDRKLFIALSYLFTNLQVFQEVVSALDCL
- the tomm5 gene encoding mitochondrial import receptor subunit TOM5 homolog; translated protein: MFKIEGLGPKMDPEEMKKKMREDVMTSVRNFLIYVALLRVTPYVLKKLDSI